Proteins encoded within one genomic window of Streptomyces profundus:
- a CDS encoding helix-turn-helix domain-containing protein, whose amino-acid sequence MSRTRRQWFGEHLTGLRRARKLSQRQLAGKLCALSGVQTLTRNEVSRWERGERIPGSWLPVLAQVLDVLLSDLEDAAAYGRGETDEPPVERRATPTTTGAVLPIAPEDQHDDMAAMDSFRVADRQLGGGHLYEAVVRYLNSQMAPRIFGTKSVSSTPETFFAASALTEMAGWMAHDSGQDIQAGQHFEHALSLSRVGSDPALTAHIHASLSHLALQSGEPGKARDLARAGRDVAKVGSFVPMLGARLHAMEARALARLGEAVGSH is encoded by the coding sequence ATGAGCCGGACGAGGCGCCAGTGGTTCGGGGAACACCTCACGGGGCTGCGCCGAGCGCGCAAACTGAGCCAGCGTCAGCTGGCCGGCAAGCTCTGTGCCCTGTCTGGTGTGCAGACCCTGACCCGCAACGAGGTGTCCCGATGGGAGCGCGGAGAGCGCATCCCGGGTTCCTGGTTGCCCGTTCTCGCCCAGGTCCTCGATGTGCTACTGAGCGACCTGGAGGATGCGGCAGCCTACGGACGCGGGGAGACCGATGAGCCTCCGGTCGAGCGGCGGGCGACGCCGACAACCACAGGTGCGGTGCTTCCGATCGCTCCCGAAGACCAGCACGACGACATGGCTGCCATGGACTCGTTCAGGGTGGCGGACCGCCAGCTGGGCGGGGGCCATCTCTACGAAGCGGTTGTCCGCTATCTCAACTCTCAGATGGCACCGAGAATCTTCGGAACGAAGAGCGTCAGCAGCACGCCTGAGACCTTTTTTGCCGCATCTGCCCTCACTGAGATGGCCGGCTGGATGGCTCACGACTCGGGCCAGGATATCCAGGCAGGGCAGCATTTCGAGCATGCCTTGTCGCTTTCCCGCGTCGGTTCAGACCCGGCTCTCACGGCCCATATTCACGCCAGCCTCAGTCACTTGGCCCTGCAATCAGGCGAGCCAGGAAAGGCGAGGGACCTCGCTCGGGCGGGACGGGACGTCGCCAAAGTGGGGTCGTTCGTTCCCATGCTGGGGGCGCGTTTGCATGCGATGGAGGCCCGCGCGCTGGCACGGTTGGGGGAAGCCGTCGGTAGTCATTGA
- a CDS encoding ATP-binding protein produces MSGKRGKECLLLNPRRNSWNFTFPGNPEEVSRARRLVRDVLSEIPCREDAALVVSELAANAITHTRSHTTGFTVHITRTPRTVTISVTDHGGSTSRPRVAHATDSSPCGRGLVLVTACATVVRITGDETGHTVTAELHVNVSVPAPC; encoded by the coding sequence ATGAGTGGGAAGCGTGGAAAGGAATGCCTTCTCCTCAATCCCCGCCGCAACTCCTGGAACTTCACCTTCCCCGGAAACCCAGAAGAGGTCAGTCGAGCCCGCCGGCTGGTCCGCGACGTCCTCTCCGAGATCCCGTGTCGGGAGGACGCCGCCCTGGTCGTCTCCGAACTCGCCGCCAACGCCATCACCCACACCCGCAGCCACACCACCGGCTTCACCGTCCACATCACCCGAACCCCGCGCACCGTGACCATCTCCGTCACGGACCACGGCGGCAGCACCAGCCGACCCCGGGTGGCGCACGCGACGGACAGTAGCCCGTGCGGCCGGGGCCTGGTCCTGGTGACCGCGTGCGCCACGGTCGTACGCATCACCGGCGACGAGACTGGCCACACCGTCACGGCCGAGCTTCATGTCAACGTCTCGGTGCCGGCACCGTGCTGA
- a CDS encoding replication initiator, protein MPELGKLAATGTLPALAHQLAGLGGCTRPIRLNGHRTEHPIDTTTGEIGDAIRSLISTELPAGNLLTRCNNRRATRCAACAETYRRDTYHLITAGLKGGKGTSERVAEHPRVFATLTAPSFGPVHNRPSNQARCRCGTAHDQDDARLGQPLNPGRYDYESAVLWNAHAGHLWRRFTIHLRREIAKRAGLTQRALPDHARVSFAKVAEFQKRGAVHFHAVIRLDGPESGSSPPPSWASAELLTDAIHTAVQRTHITGPVIDGRTHTLAFGHQTDVRTIRSTEFSGDTELTDQAVAGYIAKYATKGAESTTGALDRPLRFLAELAPMDISEHARRLIRTAWTLGACKDLEHLRLRAWAHMLGFRGHFSTKSRRYSTTLGALRDARAEWRRQQTGDHGPEEETTLVVAEWSFAGVGLSPAETWLAASLTPAPGTEGEPTP, encoded by the coding sequence CTGCCCGAACTCGGAAAACTCGCCGCGACCGGAACCCTGCCCGCCCTCGCCCACCAACTCGCCGGACTCGGCGGCTGCACCCGCCCCATCCGACTCAACGGACACCGCACCGAACACCCCATCGACACCACCACCGGAGAAATCGGCGACGCCATACGGTCGCTGATCTCCACCGAGTTGCCCGCCGGGAACCTGCTGACCCGCTGCAACAACCGGCGTGCGACTCGCTGCGCGGCCTGTGCCGAGACCTACCGCCGGGACACCTACCACCTCATTACCGCCGGCCTCAAAGGCGGCAAGGGCACCTCGGAACGAGTTGCCGAACACCCGCGCGTCTTCGCGACCCTCACGGCGCCCAGCTTCGGCCCCGTCCACAACCGACCCAGCAACCAAGCTCGTTGCCGCTGCGGCACCGCGCACGACCAGGACGATGCCCGACTCGGACAGCCGCTCAACCCCGGTCGGTACGACTACGAATCCGCGGTGCTCTGGAACGCCCACGCCGGCCACCTCTGGCGCCGCTTCACCATCCACCTCCGGCGAGAGATCGCCAAAAGGGCCGGACTCACCCAACGCGCCCTCCCCGACCACGCACGCGTCTCCTTCGCCAAAGTCGCCGAGTTCCAAAAGCGCGGCGCCGTCCACTTCCACGCCGTCATCCGGCTCGACGGCCCCGAGAGCGGTTCCTCTCCGCCTCCTTCGTGGGCGAGCGCCGAGCTGCTGACGGACGCGATTCACACCGCCGTGCAACGCACCCACATCACCGGCCCGGTCATCGATGGCCGCACCCACACCCTCGCCTTCGGCCACCAGACGGACGTGCGCACTATCCGCAGCACGGAGTTCAGCGGCGACACCGAACTGACCGACCAGGCCGTTGCCGGCTACATCGCCAAATACGCCACCAAGGGGGCGGAGAGCACGACGGGCGCGCTGGATCGGCCGTTGAGATTCCTAGCCGAATTGGCGCCCATGGACATCTCGGAGCACGCGCGACGGCTGATCCGAACGGCGTGGACGCTCGGCGCATGCAAGGACCTGGAACACCTTCGCCTGCGTGCCTGGGCCCACATGCTCGGCTTCCGGGGCCACTTCTCCACCAAATCCCGCCGCTACTCGACCACTCTCGGCGCCCTTCGCGACGCCCGCGCCGAATGGCGTCGTCAGCAGACCGGCGACCACGGCCCCGAGGAGGAAACGACGCTCGTCGT
- a CDS encoding DUF2637 domain-containing protein, with translation MRAQLIRPDPVLVQAVIAAALSFAHIHDLAAAAGQDDWKAWAYPISVDLLLVAAWRRLRSGNGGAVGWCWFLIALTASLGANIATAGLLDLGDVPDWLRVLVAGWPALAFLGGTLLAHTPTEEHEHPTPPEPEAVPAAPPPAVPAALVQHARKIAAEHQQRTGQPIDTPTLRARLGVPAPLAEAIALHLT, from the coding sequence ATGCGCGCCCAACTGATCAGGCCCGACCCGGTGTTGGTCCAGGCGGTCATCGCTGCCGCGTTGTCGTTCGCGCACATTCACGACCTGGCGGCGGCTGCCGGTCAGGACGATTGGAAGGCGTGGGCCTACCCGATCTCGGTTGACCTGCTGTTGGTCGCAGCTTGGCGGCGGCTTCGGTCCGGGAACGGGGGGGCGGTCGGTTGGTGCTGGTTCCTGATCGCCCTGACCGCCTCCCTCGGCGCGAACATCGCCACCGCCGGCCTCCTCGACCTGGGCGACGTGCCCGACTGGCTGCGCGTCCTGGTCGCCGGCTGGCCCGCCCTCGCCTTCCTCGGTGGCACCCTCCTCGCCCACACACCCACCGAAGAACACGAACACCCCACCCCTCCCGAACCCGAAGCCGTCCCGGCTGCCCCACCTCCTGCGGTGCCTGCGGCGTTGGTCCAGCACGCCCGGAAGATTGCCGCCGAGCATCAACAACGCACCGGCCAACCCATCGACACCCCCACCCTGCGGGCCCGCCTCGGCGTCCCCGCACCCCTCGCCGAGGCCATCGCACTCCATCTCACCTGA
- a CDS encoding tyrosine-type recombinase/integrase has protein sequence MPTRCHAGGRRSFGRELPGGERAGGRKLARRVGHLPIKPQNLNRSLDVLSARGGISRVRFNDLRTTCASLLHEQGADARTIMEVLGHSSIRVTMDIHTFVRLDAQRDAIGRGGAALRGDANGRSNRDGDDGTAGALAAV, from the coding sequence GTGCCGACACGTTGCCACGCGGGTGGCCGTAGAAGCTTTGGGCGGGAGCTGCCAGGGGGCGAGAGAGCCGGGGGCCGTAAGCTCGCGCGGCGAGTCGGGCACCTGCCCATCAAGCCGCAGAACCTCAACCGTTCCCTCGACGTCCTGTCCGCCCGCGGAGGCATCTCCAGGGTCCGCTTCAACGATCTGAGAACCACCTGCGCCTCACTCCTCCACGAACAGGGAGCTGACGCCCGAACGATCATGGAAGTGCTCGGCCACAGCTCGATCCGGGTCACGATGGACATCCACACCTTCGTCCGCCTCGACGCGCAGCGGGACGCCATCGGTCGCGGGGGCGCTGCCCTCAGGGGTGACGCCAACGGCAGAAGCAACCGGGATGGGGACGACGGAACAGCCGGGGCACTCGCTGCCGTCTGA
- a CDS encoding GntR family transcriptional regulator yields the protein MAALPSGVLGSLDSTSDRAVFRQIADQLREAIDKGRFKEGAKLPSESELVEHFGVSRMTVRNALSVLQGEGLVHSEHGKGVFVRPRPPVRRLASDRFARRHRDQGKSAFTVEAEAAGSRPEVDNLQVKEERPTRDIATRLGEPRKVLARRRRYLLDGRPVEFAASFLPLDIARDTPIAQPNPGPGGIYARLEELGHRLDHFDEEVRARMPTPVEVKTLHLAAGVPVIHLVRTAYDTEGRAVEVCDTVMAADAYVLAYQLPAN from the coding sequence ATGGCGGCACTTCCCTCCGGCGTCCTCGGCTCGTTGGATTCCACCAGTGACCGGGCGGTCTTTCGCCAGATCGCCGACCAACTGCGTGAGGCGATCGACAAGGGGCGGTTCAAGGAGGGCGCGAAGCTACCGTCCGAGTCCGAGCTGGTGGAGCACTTCGGCGTCTCCCGGATGACCGTGCGCAACGCGCTCTCCGTCCTCCAAGGGGAAGGGCTGGTGCACTCCGAGCACGGCAAGGGCGTCTTCGTCCGCCCCCGGCCTCCGGTTCGACGTCTGGCGTCCGACCGGTTCGCGCGACGGCACCGGGATCAGGGGAAGTCCGCCTTCACGGTGGAGGCCGAGGCCGCCGGGAGTCGCCCCGAGGTGGACAACCTTCAGGTCAAGGAGGAACGCCCCACCCGGGACATCGCCACGAGGCTGGGTGAGCCGCGCAAGGTCCTGGCAAGGAGGCGGCGTTATCTGCTGGATGGGCGGCCGGTTGAGTTCGCGGCCTCGTTCCTGCCGTTGGACATCGCCCGTGACACCCCCATCGCCCAACCCAACCCGGGGCCCGGCGGGATCTACGCCCGGCTGGAAGAACTCGGCCACCGCCTCGACCACTTCGACGAAGAGGTTCGCGCCCGGATGCCCACCCCCGTTGAGGTCAAGACCTTGCACCTAGCCGCCGGCGTCCCCGTCATCCACCTCGTACGCACCGCCTACGACACCGAGGGGCGCGCCGTTGAGGTCTGTGACACCGTGATGGCCGCCGACGCCTACGTGCTGGCCTACCAACTCCCCGCCAACTGA
- a CDS encoding mobile element transfer protein, translated as MPIFRRFRRLARVGPVQVATGHDQRGREKHTAACTAPRCGFSAEYDTRSAAELAATTHRCSAH; from the coding sequence ATGCCGATCTTCCGCCGCTTCCGCCGCCTCGCCCGCGTCGGCCCCGTCCAGGTAGCCACCGGACATGACCAGCGTGGCCGGGAGAAGCACACGGCCGCCTGCACCGCGCCGCGCTGCGGGTTCTCCGCCGAGTACGACACCCGCTCGGCCGCCGAACTCGCCGCCACCACACACCGCTGCTCCGCCCACTGA
- a CDS encoding NUDIX hydrolase: MHSERPHSVSVAGVIVNDADQALLIQRRDNGHWEPPGGVVEPGETIVEALRREVREETGITIAPDAELTGVYKNMTRLIVSLVFRCTATEGAPTTGEETRALRWVSRDEVDQLADEAYAIRVTDALDHASPPAVRAHDGVKLV, encoded by the coding sequence GTGCACAGTGAGCGTCCCCACTCCGTGAGCGTCGCCGGAGTCATCGTGAACGACGCCGACCAGGCGTTGCTCATCCAGCGCCGGGACAACGGTCACTGGGAACCGCCAGGCGGGGTCGTCGAACCGGGCGAGACCATCGTCGAGGCGCTGCGCCGTGAGGTGCGCGAGGAGACCGGCATCACCATCGCACCGGACGCCGAGCTGACCGGGGTCTACAAGAACATGACCAGGTTGATCGTCTCCCTGGTCTTCCGCTGCACCGCCACCGAGGGAGCCCCCACCACCGGCGAGGAGACCCGCGCCCTTCGCTGGGTCAGCCGGGACGAAGTGGATCAACTGGCCGACGAGGCGTACGCGATCCGTGTCACGGACGCGCTTGACCATGCCAGCCCGCCGGCCGTGCGTGCGCACGATGGCGTGAAACTCGTCTAG
- a CDS encoding HEPN domain-containing protein yields the protein MKPFEGQGHWWLLGDEERRLPGTLKINAAGDVELHIIGSLSPFDLLGDSVTKNGITETVFTEESAEKVGTYPRIHGIIGTTAYTLEDCFQKRADRNLLGGVPTEVVHVNQVFKGVFYEEGEEVVASGISFTLKYLSYWVLKGGLSSSFRFPERQLEARDGAPEPRFSVYGHEVQPESANLADSSELRLRQHLVLTGDGVTCQGIKQSYYYHYDPPSLSPMDTLLEVASDLQDLVSIATNRTAQFDEVNFYHPDVKFKLGEGRFALRPIEFHARWTAVDDAPVKISRIPLVFGYKEFGGMDGVAAWLDVARKHRTSLGRVMSTRYSKSMSVSDRLLNRAASLESFDRTLHGDSIDFGARMSRCANYAGGTFMEMVKDRRKWSQLVKGDRDDIAHNLGRNRETSEQVFLADSLYWLFVLCLLKESKASRDVFRAVKEYGDYSWLCRKMSGLLASS from the coding sequence GTGAAACCATTTGAGGGGCAGGGGCATTGGTGGCTTCTGGGTGACGAGGAAAGAAGGTTGCCGGGCACGCTGAAGATCAATGCGGCGGGTGACGTTGAGCTTCACATCATCGGATCCCTCAGTCCTTTCGATCTCCTGGGTGATTCCGTGACAAAAAACGGCATTACCGAGACAGTGTTCACCGAGGAGTCAGCCGAAAAGGTAGGAACCTATCCGCGAATCCACGGCATCATCGGCACGACTGCCTACACGTTGGAGGATTGCTTCCAAAAGCGAGCCGACAGAAACCTTCTGGGTGGCGTTCCGACTGAGGTAGTGCATGTTAATCAGGTGTTCAAGGGTGTTTTCTATGAGGAGGGGGAGGAAGTGGTTGCGAGTGGAATTTCGTTCACCCTAAAATACTTATCGTACTGGGTGCTAAAGGGTGGCCTATCCTCCTCTTTCAGATTTCCCGAACGGCAACTAGAGGCGCGGGACGGCGCCCCCGAGCCCCGGTTTTCTGTTTACGGTCATGAGGTGCAGCCCGAAAGTGCCAACCTTGCCGACTCCTCTGAGTTGCGCCTGCGGCAACACCTAGTGCTTACGGGCGATGGGGTGACTTGCCAAGGTATCAAGCAGTCGTACTATTACCATTATGATCCACCAAGCCTGAGTCCTATGGATACACTCCTGGAGGTAGCTAGCGACTTGCAGGATCTGGTCTCAATTGCCACGAACAGAACTGCCCAGTTCGATGAAGTGAATTTTTATCACCCGGACGTGAAGTTCAAGCTAGGGGAAGGCAGGTTCGCGCTCAGGCCCATTGAGTTTCACGCAAGATGGACTGCTGTGGACGATGCCCCGGTGAAGATCTCCCGAATTCCGCTCGTGTTCGGGTATAAGGAATTTGGTGGAATGGATGGCGTCGCTGCTTGGCTTGATGTTGCAAGAAAGCATCGCACTTCCTTGGGGAGGGTGATGTCGACACGGTATTCAAAGTCCATGTCTGTGAGTGATCGGCTACTCAATCGAGCGGCCTCGCTGGAATCTTTCGATCGGACACTTCATGGCGACTCAATCGATTTTGGCGCGAGGATGTCCCGCTGTGCGAATTATGCGGGCGGGACGTTCATGGAGATGGTAAAAGATAGGCGTAAATGGTCCCAGTTGGTCAAAGGGGATCGTGATGATATTGCTCACAATCTTGGTCGAAATCGGGAGACGTCTGAGCAGGTTTTTCTAGCGGATTCACTCTATTGGCTTTTCGTCCTTTGTCTCCTCAAGGAATCCAAAGCGTCGCGCGATGTATTCCGGGCAGTCAAAGAATATGGAGACTACTCGTGGCTCTGTCGCAAGATGTCAGGTCTACTTGCTTCCTCTTAA
- a CDS encoding helix-turn-helix domain-containing protein — MNGTTHPEGTSGRRRGRGAGALTPNGTAIRAIRTTQGISLRDLAERTGIDKGNLSRLERGQTRASQRTIELIARALDVPPHDLVRPADIPGEEPLLDPRDIPAPTSEEGALFHYTPEEAAHWTPYTPRQLRAMARTLAIPHHQTAQGRITLTGHNIRTISHTTNIPPATTP; from the coding sequence ATGAACGGCACCACCCACCCCGAGGGCACCAGCGGCCGTCGGCGCGGTCGAGGAGCTGGCGCGTTAACTCCCAACGGCACCGCCATCCGCGCCATCCGCACCACCCAAGGCATCAGTCTCCGTGACCTTGCCGAGCGGACCGGGATCGACAAGGGCAACCTCTCCCGCCTGGAGCGCGGCCAGACCCGCGCCAGCCAACGCACCATCGAACTCATCGCCCGCGCCCTGGACGTCCCACCCCACGACCTCGTGCGCCCCGCCGACATTCCCGGCGAGGAACCCCTCCTCGATCCCCGTGACATCCCCGCACCCACCAGTGAGGAAGGCGCGCTCTTCCACTACACCCCCGAAGAAGCCGCCCACTGGACTCCCTACACACCCCGCCAACTCCGCGCCATGGCCCGCACCCTCGCTATCCCTCACCACCAAACCGCCCAAGGCCGCATCACCCTCACCGGCCACAACATCCGCACCATCAGCCACACCACCAACATCCCCCCGGCCACCACGCCATGA
- a CDS encoding FtsK/SpoIIIE domain-containing protein gives MSELVTLLGTGAPVAAAAGGAALARERYPRLYWSAVGLPWSVVRLLTTYGSVMEACGLAVPPSRLRALAVRATTRREVRPVPPRRGLVRPTATGLRVRLRLAPGQEVADLAAATERLRHAWSVHAVHVAEIKPGVAELRLVGFDVLKDVRMPRTGGRAEFLRAPVALREDATPFVRDYRTVPHQLTLGATLSGKSMYLRHLVAGLAPQRVAMVGIDCKRGVELAPFAPRLSALATDPAEAAELLPALVGLMEERYDLIRARQRDNGATSDLWGLPEEERPVPVVVFVDEVAELFLTATRKDEERRDELVTHLVRLAQLGRAAGIYLEVCGQRFGAELGKGTTMLRAQLTGRVCHRVNDEASAKMALGDISPEAVLAACAIPTERPGLAVAADSSGRWARIRTPYLSLTDAATHCAIHAHRAPTLPALASFRPVASTAVESEPAGS, from the coding sequence ATGTCCGAGCTGGTAACGCTGTTGGGTACGGGTGCCCCGGTGGCTGCGGCTGCCGGGGGTGCCGCCCTGGCACGGGAAAGGTACCCGCGCTTGTACTGGTCGGCGGTCGGCCTGCCGTGGTCCGTTGTCCGGTTGTTGACCACCTACGGGTCGGTGATGGAGGCGTGTGGACTGGCCGTTCCTCCGTCCCGGCTGCGGGCCCTGGCCGTCCGGGCGACAACGCGCCGGGAGGTGAGGCCCGTTCCGCCTCGACGCGGCCTGGTCCGTCCGACGGCCACGGGGTTGCGGGTCCGGCTGCGGCTCGCCCCCGGGCAGGAGGTCGCCGATCTGGCCGCCGCGACCGAACGCCTCCGGCACGCGTGGAGCGTTCACGCCGTCCACGTTGCCGAGATCAAACCGGGGGTCGCGGAACTGCGCCTGGTCGGGTTCGACGTACTCAAGGACGTTCGGATGCCGAGAACGGGTGGCCGTGCTGAATTCTTGCGGGCGCCGGTCGCGTTGCGGGAGGACGCCACGCCGTTCGTGCGCGACTACCGCACTGTCCCGCACCAACTCACCCTCGGCGCAACGCTGTCGGGCAAGTCCATGTACCTGCGGCATCTGGTCGCCGGGCTGGCTCCGCAACGGGTCGCGATGGTCGGGATCGACTGCAAGCGGGGCGTCGAGCTGGCGCCATTCGCCCCGCGCCTGTCGGCCCTGGCCACCGATCCGGCCGAGGCCGCCGAACTCCTCCCCGCATTGGTCGGGTTGATGGAGGAACGCTACGACCTCATACGCGCCCGACAACGCGACAACGGCGCCACGTCGGATCTGTGGGGGCTGCCGGAGGAGGAGCGGCCGGTGCCGGTGGTGGTGTTCGTCGATGAGGTGGCCGAGCTGTTTCTCACCGCCACGCGGAAGGATGAGGAACGGCGGGATGAGCTGGTCACCCACCTCGTTCGCCTAGCCCAACTCGGCCGCGCCGCCGGCATCTACCTCGAAGTCTGCGGCCAGCGCTTCGGCGCCGAGCTGGGCAAGGGCACCACCATGCTCCGCGCCCAACTCACCGGCCGCGTCTGCCACCGCGTCAACGACGAAGCCTCCGCCAAGATGGCCCTCGGCGACATCTCACCCGAAGCGGTACTGGCTGCTTGCGCCATCCCCACCGAACGCCCCGGCCTCGCCGTGGCCGCCGACTCCTCCGGCCGCTGGGCACGGATACGCACCCCCTACCTGTCCCTGACCGACGCGGCCACGCACTGCGCGATCCACGCCCACCGTGCCCCGACGTTGCCGGCCCTGGCCAGCTTCCGGCCCGTGGCCTCGACGGCGGTCGAGTCGGAACCTGCGGGGAGCTGA